GTGCCATGTATCAAAGAAATATTCATATTACGTAGGATAAGGTGCTAGATAATTTGGTACTGATGCAGACAAATATGATTCCAACAGCTGTTGAGAGAAGGATGAGGGGATTACAGTGATGTgactttttcccctcccctccaaccccctcctccccctgtaaCTTTTATAAAATTAAATCTTTTAGCACTGAACACACCGGTTGTGTGAAACATGCTTTTTCCTCCCTGGCTAGTTCAGTCCAATGATTAATTCTTAGCCTATCTGGAGATGCTGTGAATATTGAGTTACATTAAGATTCATTGTATATTTTTGTTGTACCTCTGTTATTTGGTTGACATATCACAGTAGTGTGCGCACATATTTTTTAATCAATTGCAAAGCACAAGTAGGTTGTCTTTAAACTTAAATTATGTGAATTTTTTTACATAGCTAGATGTCTATAACATTGAGAGCAAAACCTGAATTTCTATGGGTCAGAAACTCTGTACAAAACTTCTtgtattaaaaaaagcaaagaaaaaccaacaatttcttttttctggatttaaaaataaaattaatactgGAAACACCATGCCTTAAGAAACAAACTGagtgttgtttttctctttttaagttGTTGGAGTGTGATTTAACTCCCAGTTGTATTTCTGCAGTCTTTTTATTATACTTTTGCCCATGGAAGGTTAAGATGCTTcggtcataaaaacaaatgtcaTTCAGCAGCATCTCACACAATTTGTCTGTCAGGAATAGTGTAAAATAGGGTATGCAATCAGTGGAAGAATCCAGGTCCCTGGGGAGTGGGGTAGGGAACCAAAGGTCTCCAACAGTTCAAAGTGTAGTGTGTGATATTACACACAGAGTCTAGTATTGTGGGCTTTATGGATGGAGGGAAATGTTAAGTACTTTATCTGTGAAGTTGCCCTTTAATATTAAGTGAAATGTTAGGTGGatctcttagggcatgtctacatggtgCCTTCTACATCAGGAGGGAGTAAATTTGAATAGGCCACAGCATGTCATGCACTAACTGGCCTGGATGGACCCACGGGCattcactaaaagttccctaatgcatattaatgtagtcccatttcaaacagtactacacAGTGCACAAGCAGGGTCCACACGAGCCAGTTAGTGCATGAACACTAGTGCACGCTATAATTTGTACCCCTCTAGTGTGGATtaatgcaccatgtagacaaacctttAGTTGGGCCCATTTTTATAGTCTTAACTGCCTATCATGTCAAAGGAGCTTGAATCATCCTGGCTAAGTTGCTTTGCTCCCTTTTATCATCCTTACAGTTAGTGTCACCTGTTTAACTTTTTTGGAGAGAGAGTTTTCATAACAGAATATAGAAAAAATAATGTAAGAACTAAATACAAAGAAATGAATGTGAGGATTTTTGAGTGTCCTTCCTGACTCTCTCCTTTTTTGATGGGGGAAGAACAGGAGCACAGTCTACTGCTACCCATCCTTCAAGAGTTGTCACAGCTGCTATCCTTCCTCTTCTGGAATGGGCAGATGTTCCTTTGCAGCCCAGTAATGGCAAGCACTTTACATTTTGAAGGTTTGGCATGTCAAGATGTTGAGCCAACACAATCTCCCCTTTTGACAGTGCCCTTCATTCAAGTAATAGATGGTCACTTGTAATGTGGCAATAAAGACACACACAACTTTTTGCTAGTGTCCAGAAGCCCAGTGCAGGAAATGGGCTTTAGGTCTATATTTACAATAACTGATGTACCACCTAATGGGAAAGAGAATTCCAAGTCAAAGGTGCACAGCAGTTGAAATTCCTCAGCCGCTATTCCCTACAGACACAAAACAGTGGGGTCTCATGCTTGTTCACTCCTACTAACATTTAGGTTGTGTGTATAAGAGAGAgatgtaaatattgtttaaaaagttaaccatttaaatgattaaaattatatTGGTTAACCGATTAAAGGGAGATGGGCTTGGgttgctccagctggggctgaggttggctggctggctggggtggggcagccagggctggggtccATCTGGCTGGCGTGGGGCGGCCGGGGCTAGGGCCACTGCGGCCAGCGTGCAGGGGGATAACATTTAAGGTTGGTTAACGGTCAGCCAAATGCTTACCAATGAACcgtttaacattttacatccctaataaGAGACTATGCCAATGCAAACCACTGTCCAgttgcagcagctctgattgtaTGGTCAACATACAATTTATGGCTGCTGCGTGTGCCCAAGTTACTCTGTTCTCACTCCTAATGAGTATGGAATAAATTTACTATTTGTACTTGTGaatgtattttctttatttaacaaTTCAGCTATATCTCACTCTACCAGGTTACATAATATACTATAAATGGCCCAGCATTGCTTAACTGCAGTAGGTGTTAACCTTGCCGAACTGGTCAAACTCCAAcagggtaattacattctgcctgccAGCACTCCATCTGAGGTTTGGATATTGCATTCTTCCCTTCTGCTCCTAAGCTCTTGTGTAGTAGAACTGTGCATCGTATCAAAGGCTGACAGCATTTGCTGCAAATGGGTCACATTATAGTGGTAGGTGAAATGATTCCTACGTTGAGGGCCTAATTCTGTTCCTCGCATCAGTAGAGCTGGTTAAGAAATTTTTGACTAAATGTTTTtattggaaaatgccactatGTTTCTGCTCAAAGTTTTAGTTTCAATGTATCTATTCAGATGAAACATCCATCAGGAGATTTGGCAGGCCTGGGATGGAACCTCTGGTCAGAGAGGTACTCATCCCAGAATCACCAATAGCCTAATGATTAGGCACTcactggaatgtgggagacccacgtTCAAGTCCCAGCTGCGAATCAGGCAAACCAGTGTTGAAACCTCCATTTTTTTCCCTGCAAAGTGGGATTCTTGTTTTCTGGACAGCCCTAGTTGTTATATCTGGAGGAAGTCTACTGCAGCCCATGCAGTGTGACTCCAGTTTAAACCAGTGTATACAAGAGGAGAATATGGCTGAAAGTTTAGTTCTTGATGGTTCTTCAGAATCTTTGGGTAAAAAGTGATAAACACAAAGGTAACTTACTAAAAGGGGCCAGAGTCACAACAGCCATTCCACCTTTGTCAGGTTCGAAAACATGAATCGATCTCTCTGAATAACCTCAAAACTGGCGCTTCAACAGCTTCATTGTCTTGATTCCCGGGAATAAAGCCTTGGGAGTGGGGAAATAGAGGGATAAGGTCCTATTTCCTGTTATGAATTCCTATGCCACCGTTAAAGTAACAACACTGGACCATGGTGGCAATTCCTCAGTTCAGAAGCTGGGCCTTCATATGTGATTCAGCTTTCTTGGTATAGAACTACAGCTTGGAAAGTTCAATGCACAGAGGCTTAAGGCAAATTGAGTATGGCAGAAGCGGTGAGAAGGGGAACTGGGTTTAGTAAACTGCTCCATTTACGGTTTAAATACTTAACAAGAGAAACTGCCCATCCCTTCTAGTCTCTCCACAGATGGATTTAATTTGatgatttattttaacaaagaaaagagCATTGCCTTTGGCTGGCTCCATTCCCCCACAACAACAGTAACGGGTGCAGGGAGATGAGACAAATCTCATTTCCCCCACACTTATTTTTAATGGAGACATTTTAATATGGACAGAAAACAGCATAGGGGGGAAAGCTGACAAACATGAACGAATCCAGTATCAAAGGGGATGAGCCAGATGGGTTTTATCTTCAACTTTATTTCATCTGCCTCTTCAAAGGTGATAAAATGGTTCTATTGGGAGAACTGCTCTGTCTCAAGCAAGATGTAATATAGATGGAGGGTGGAGCAGGGTTGCTATCCTAAAATACTTGAGCAATGTGGTATGGAAGGGAGGGTTGACATGAATATCAGCAACTGGCTTGGGGTGAAATATGAGGAATGCGCCTGCCCTGAAGTCCAAGCTGCATCAGCTATTCCACATGGGATGACATCAGAACTGATTATGCACTTGCATGTGGTATCTGGGGACAAAATTATACAGCTACAATTATTTGGACCATTATTTGAGTTATATGTTTCTTAAAAGTTGGTGTTTTAAGCTAACCCAAAAACCTCTGTGGCTGGGGCCTGGGAGAGAGATGGTTGTACTTCTTCCTGATTGAATCAAATAGTGTTGTTTTACAAGTGTAGTTGATGCATGCTGATCTCGGTGAGGTCTGCCCCAGATGATTCTGGAATCTCTTCATTCAACTTcttctttttctcctcctttttctGTTGTCTATCAATGCAGAAGATTGTAAACATCTTGAACTCCTTGTAGTTCAGTTGCtagttttgggggggaaatatgaAATAGCATCTTAACAAGACAGTGATGGTTGATACCATCTTAATGtcagaggctaggtctacactggggggggtcgatttaagatacgcaaattcagctacgcaaatagcgtagctgaatttggcgtatcctattcaacttactccgctgtgaggacggcagcaaatcgaccgccgcggctcccccgtcgacagcgcttactcctcctgacgaggtgggagtaagcgcgtcgattcggggatcgatctatccgtctagatgagacgcgataaatcgatccctgagagattgatttctacccgccgatctgggcgggtagtgtagactagcccagagATAAGCCTGACTCAAGATTTGGGATCTCAGAGAGACATACACACCATGTTCCTTCCACTCAAACTCTggagaagtttggatctgaacttcaTGGGCTGGGCCCATCTCAAAGGACCATACTGCAGCTGTGAGGGCATCTCCCCACCATGTGAATATCACTCTACCATTCTGTAATGGTTGCAGATGTCATGATGCTTCTGGGTGGAAATCTGTGTTTTTAGAATTATATCCGGCACAACCACAAAAGCAAGCTCTTACAAAATGCCCTTTAACCAAGCAGCCCACAGTCATTTGCAAAGCGGAAATAACTGGCTTCAGGTCCATTATTTGCATTAGGGTTGTAACGCAAATGTAGGATGCCCCAAGCACTAGCAGAGTCCTTAGgtcaaggcactgtacaaactctcATTAGGAGATTGTAAATCCTACAGGATAGGGAATATCTAAGTTAAAATGCAACAAGTGTCTGTTAAATAAattggaggggagaggaagacaACAGTGGGGAAATCAAAAATCCCAGTTAGAACAGTACATTGCAAACACAGTTTGCCACCTGTAGAGAGAAGGAATGAACCCCCTCTGACAGACATTAGTCTGTCATTTAATGTACAGCAGGAAGGTGCTTGGATACTACGGGGTGAGGCTGCTATACAAACCCGCACAGAACAGTGATATGAAACACTTGATTATATAGAGCTCTTAATATATCAGTAATCCCCACCCATCTAGTCATTATGGGCTGGCAATTTATCAGACTTCACCTTGGCTATGGGTCTTGTGGAGGGGTTTGATGGGCAGGGGAGAAAGCACGGAGGTGCTTATGGGAGGAGACAAACAGACAACGGAGGCTTGCATTGTTAGCGAGAGTGGCATGATTAATACAAGAGCAGATAGGTAGGGAGGTAGCCTGGGACCTCAGTATAAAGAATGGAATAAACCAGTGCAGCAAAAAAAGAATGTCCCCTCTTTTTGCAGTTGTCTGAATGGCAGGCTCTGCATAACCACTTTTGCTGCTCTAGCACAAGGTAACAGGGCAACATAAAGCTTCTCGAGTGGAGCTGGAGCCAAGAGCAGTGTTCAAGAGAGGTACTCTACTGAGCTACATGGGCCAGTCAGCAGGACTCATTAGACCTGAGCTCAACTACTGCCCTCTCTGTGACACTGGACAGTCAATCTTTcagcctgtttcccctcccacactttgtcttgtctattttaaTTGTGAGCTCCTGGTAGGGACTGTTCTTGGGCAGATACAATGGGGctttgatttcagttggagcCTGGGTgtgttaataaataaaatgcGGCAGTATTAAGGGCTTGTTATTCCTCTACTCTTACCTCATCTCCAGAGACATCAAAGTCCTTGAATATCTTTTCAAGCTCTTGCTTCTTGATGTTAAAGAGGAACCTAGTGGCTTGAAACTCCCTAGGGCCAACTGTGTGTCCTCCATCCATGTCCAGCAGCTCAAACACAGGCCCAGAGTGTTGATAAATGAACTGCTTTTCCAGGTGGTTCTGTTTCAGGGCAGAAATGTTTTAAGAACAAATAATGAGCAGAGATGTCCTGCTTTAGAAAATACATATAACACCAACCATAGTTCAAGTCTAGATGGTAAAAGCTGGTAACCTTCCTAATTCCCACTTGCAACATGAAGAGAAAAGAACTCAGGGCTTCCTTGCACACACGCATGCCTAGCCCCGTGCATCCAGATTTGCTTGCCCCAGAGCTTCAAACCCTACTAGTGCTGCAAAATAATTCTGAGCTGGATGGCCCTGGAAATGAACTGAGCACACGGAGTCTCCCACTTTCCTTCATGTAGCCAGCAAAGCCACAAGTTGCTCTTGAAATGACTCTAAGTACTCAAGCCAGCTGCACATCCATGGATAGTCTTTGCCCTCttagcagtgcttaatttgtgccagggatgagccccggcatctctagacttggcagttcatagccccggcacctctgggtttgCCGCGTCCGTTATTAAAGtacaaaaaaattgcttgagtcgCGGCACccaattgcttgagccctggcacctctttcattacaaattaagcactgcctctTAGAACTCCCCAGGATGACTCTGCTAgcaacctgcccccccaaaaaggaGAAGCTTGGGCTACAGTATGACCCCTGAAAAGTGGGGAGCTGTGCACAACTCTGGCTTGCGTTAACATTCATTTCCCCCACACACCGTTTAATTCTCACGCCACGCTACTGTTTTCTTTCCGAACAGGTCTGACCTCTAATAACGATCACTAAGAGAGAGAGTTGTAGGACAAAGACTGAAGAAGAATCGTGTGCTCTATTGCGCAACAGGGAGAGGGTGGAAAATGCTGACCTGTGAAAATGGGATCCCGGTCTAGTCTTGCTATTTTGTAGACAACAGCAGGCGCCTGCAGCTCATTTTGTGAgctgaggttttttttattttcagtgagctgcctatataagaaaaagcccccaaaatcatgagtgtccctataaaaatcgggacatgtggtcaccctactccGAACATAGGAGCATTTAGACAGTTTCTAGCTTGTGGACAGTTCCTCTACCTTCTACTTATCATTATAAGTGAAGATTAGACTCCCAGCTAGCTGATTCCATTTATGAAAGCACTGAATAATATCAGcttctctgaagcctctggcTGACACACCAACAGGGACCCCAGGCTACCTGCCTCATGAGACAGCAGGATGCACACCAGCATGTAGAACTCGTCAAAGCCAATCTCCCCTGTGGCATTCCAGTCTAGCAACTCAAACACCAGCATGATCTGCTTCTTTGTCAGGTCAGTCACATAACGGAGAAAGTGATAAAGCTGCAGATCTGGAAAACAGTGGGTTGTTAGGCCTAACCTGCGCAAAGCTGTTAGTAATAATTCATAGGATTTATAATGCACCCACTGCTCCAAGGTGCTCAGATTACTGCACAGCCAATTAAAATCCAgtgacacacacagagaaatgttCAATCATAATAATACACACACAGTGACATCAGTCAAGAGAGAAgtagtgtgtgtgcacatgcaatgTGCCTGTGCAAGGGGTCCTACAGCAGCCAATGTTAAAATGCtggttaaaaatatttcagcaaaaaaaatttccaaaGGAAAATGACTGTTTGTTTTATAAGACaaattttggtaaaaaaaatgtccaaatttgtttaaaaatatttgcgGGCtattagaaacaaaacaaaaattttaaaaaattggggggtttttttgtttgttattcaGCTGCCCAAAACTGACATTTTTCCTTTTTAGGTGTTTGAACAAAACACCCCAGAAATTTGCTTAAAAGTTGTAATTTTTCACTTGGAAAAAATTAATTTCACATGCGCTGAATAAAAGATCTTTTCAGATGATTTTTCTTTACAGAATGGGCCAGCAAGTGCCGCAACTGCAGCAAACATTCAGTCACGTGCTCACCTGAAATGTGATGATGGTGCCCCTGCAAAGGAATTTCATCTACCCTGAGGAGGTACCAGGCCATGGCTGTGTGGTCTTCAGGGTTTTATTGAAAAGACCCAGTAACCTGCTTTGTTTAGAATTATATTTTCCATTGTTTATAAGTCTTGGAAAATGTGAGCTGCTGGGTGCCCTCAGCTGCCATTGACATCAGCCACATTTGAGGGCACTCAACAGTTCCTAGGATTGGCTCAGGTGTGTCTTTCCCTGCTGATTTTGGGCCAGAGGGAGCTGCATGTGCATATTATGAGGCCAGACTTCAGCCCTTTATATGGCAACCAACCCCACCAAtcctttgtctcttttctgtttttttcccttgtaCTTTGTCACTAGCGTGGGGAAATGAGGCTTGACACCACAATCAGATTAGATCACTACCATGGCACGGACAGCAGGGGAACTCACTGCACTCATTTCTTTGGTGGGTGCTGATAGTTTTGCTCTCTTTTAAAAGATGTTTAGACTCCATGTGATGTTCTTCATCAGATTAAAATGAGAGCTGAGCCCAAGACATGAAACCTACATCCAAACGTTTGCCTTACTAAGGGATAAAAGGATTCAGAATTCTGATTTGCGTCCCTTAAACAGACAGGCTCAAGTCATTACGGTTGGATATGAATTTGGATCAAATTGCCACAGAGTTTTTGGGGGTCCCATGGCTCATCATAATAGTCTTCGGGCAGGTCAAAAATTGGGCTTAAACTCCCTGCAGGTacagcttatttttttttaactattgaATAATTGTTTTAAACAATGTTTAGCTTGACAGGGATGTTGTACAATGTAAGGTGCACCTAAGGGCAAGCAGAAAGGCAACTTTTGCAGTCTCCTTCAGTGCTCTGAACAGATTTGGCGCAAAGTGTTTCAGAACGAATATGACTTTGCCACCCATCAGCCCCATCACCTCCTTTCGTCCCAGCCTTCATCTGTGGTGTTTAtttagatcagtgatactcaggcTGAGGCTCGGGAGCTGCAAGtgactctttaatgtgtctcctgcggctctttgcggGACATGATTTTCAAACACTGTGTCATgtattattaaccaatcaggctgcttttactatgttattaaccaattgtagttgataaaataataatacttggttaGAATAACCAAgaaatatagagagagagagtgagagagagagcgcgcgcgcaaataaaacaattaattcgcactcctgtggctcttttgggttatgctgatcgctaatttggctcctgaaccactgaataTCACTGATTTATATTATAAGCTCttttattgtgtgtttgtacagtgcctaggacaCTGGTGCCTTAGTCCTGATTGGGGCTTTTCAGTGCTACCAGAGTGCTAATGatcaataataatgatgatgatgccaCACAAGTTAATTTAAATTGCAGGACTGTCAGTTTTAAGAGGACccaggtagagagagagagaaaaaaaagttaacGTCTCAGGCAAGAGCTGAACACATTTCAGTTATTGCAACCATGCTCGTAGGTTGGGTCTGAGGGCTGGGTATCATTTCAGCATCTGATGTGTTACTAGTCATATAACCTTTCAGAatggatggaaagtgctataccAGTCGAGACACAGTGGTATATGCTACAACTGAAAGCCATCTATCTGGGGCAATTCCAAAACTTTGCATTAACCAAGCCAACTAGTCAGTTAGCATTACAGAGTGCTGTATTTGTTGTAATAGTTGAGACATGGTATTTATAGAGTCTCTGAAAATTATTTTGAACcctaaagaatttttaaacagtttttaaacaaatccTAAACAGTTTTTAAATCCTAAACTTTATAGCATCATATGATTcttttatatatagatagatataaacaTTAATCTTAGTGATAGCAAATTCCAGGACCTGTGGAAAATACTTACCATTCAAAGTATTCTTTTTATGAACATCTAGGAGTTGGAAATATTCTGCAAGTGCCCTAGCATTTCTCACTGATAATAAACAGTATATTTTATCTAAATACAGAAACTGCAGAAAACATCCAGGTTTCAGCCTCATCTTGGCAGTGACTAATTCTGTTTACCTATGAACATTCACAGTTACCTGAGGTGATGCCTACATCACAGCAAGAGAATTCCATCTCGGAACCAGAACACAATCATGTATCCTCCTGATTGaaatgtttgggggttttttcttttgttttgtttgtttttgtttgggtttttttgccaaGCATCATCAGATTGTGCCTCTAAGGGCTGAACTCTCCAGGAAGACAGGCTGGGTGGGTCGCTGTGAAGGTCTTGTTGCTATGCACAATCAGCCAGTTGGAACAGGACACTGAACAgagcagagctcttgcaagcaccTTAGGCATTGAGTGATCCACTGAACATTGTGGATCAAATGGCTCTCTGCCACTGAGGAGTCAGGGTACATCTCTAAAATGAGCATGAAGAATTATTCTtttatcacattttttttttaaatgcattctaGAACATTAGAATCAGATTGAAACTCACATTTGCAAGGAAACATAgatttaaggccccaattcagcaagatatGTGTGAGTTCACTGCATCTattgtgacttcagtgggaccagggccggctctaggcaccagcaaaacaagctggtgcttggggcggcacatttttaggggcggcatggccggcgccagaatgccgcccctaaaaatgtgccccggccgcgttagctcacctccgctgctgctgccgctcgcgcgccgctactcgccctccctcccaggctctcaagcctgggagggagggggagcagcggcgcgcgaatcagctgtttcgcgcgccgctgccactcggagtctccccctccctcctaggctctcaaacctgggagggagggggagatcccgagcagccgcggcgcgcaaaacagccgtttcgcgcgccgctgctccccctccctcccaggctctcaaacctgggagggagggggagatcccgagcggccgcggcgcgggcgccgcttctccccctccctcctaggcttgagagcatggggggaggaggcagggaaggggcggagttgaggcggggccgggggtggggtaattaaaaaacgggggggggggggggcggccaaaattgtttttgccttgggcggcaaaaatcttagagccggccctgagtgggaCTACCCATATGCTAAAATTAGATGTgcttaagcaccttgctgaatcagggccctaaagccttgtctacactagaaagttgtaccaCTAAAACTAGGCTGGTGTAGTTAAAGAGCGACAATGCCCCTAGGGCACACCCAGTTATagcagtataacggtgctttatacctgTACAGCTATGCCTGTACAGGAAAGGGGATGGCTATACTAGAATAAGGATCTATGCAAGggattgtactggtataactctaTCTGTAAATAATCACACTCCACACTGAACTTGTTTAAGAGCTtgatttctgcaaacacttattgcTGAGTGAAGTGCTTACTactatgagtagttccattgaagtaaatagaaCTACTCACGACAGTAAGACCCCTgactacaggatcaggcccactttCGTGAATCTAAGGC
Above is a window of Emys orbicularis isolate rEmyOrb1 chromosome 8, rEmyOrb1.hap1, whole genome shotgun sequence DNA encoding:
- the EFCAB9 gene encoding EF-hand calcium-binding domain-containing protein 9, which encodes MRLKPGCFLQFLYLDKIYCLLSVRNARALAEYFQLLDVHKKNTLNDLQLYHFLRYVTDLTKKQIMLVFELLDWNATGEIGFDEFYMLVCILLSHENHLEKQFIYQHSGPVFELLDMDGGHTVGPREFQATRFLFNIKKQELEKIFKDFDVSGDEQLNYKEFKMFTIFCIDRQQKKEEKKKKLNEEIPESSGADLTEISMHQLHL